The DNA sequence ATCAGCAAGCGCTACCGGCATGCCACCGGCGAGTACAAGGTGGCCGTCACCAACCGCCGTGATGCGGAGCTTTTCGCGCGGCACATCGGCTTCGGCGGCGACAAGCAGACCAAGCTGCGGGCGATCCTCGATGCGGCGGAGCAGGACAGCCCCGCCGCCACGTCCCGGTCGCTGAGCCACGATCACGTCCCGGGGCTTGGTCGGTTCCTCCGTGAGCACGGCGCCGTCGACCGGCGCAATAGTGACTGGTTGCGCCGGCACAACGTCGACCGCATCGCGCGGTGGGAACACCGGCGTGACGAGATCGAATCGCACATCACGGAGCCGGACGCCCTGGCCATCGCGCGTGACCTCACCGACGGCCGCTTCTACTTCGCCGAGGTCACGGATGTCGCGGACAACGGCGTGCAGCCCGTGTACAGCCTCCGCGTGGATTCCGACGATCACGCGTTCCTCACCAACGGTTTCGTCAGCCACAACACCGAAGCCCGGTTGACCCCGCTGGCGATGGAGATGCTCCGCGAGATCGACGAGGAGACCGTCGACCTCATCCCCAACTACGACGGCAAGACCATGGAGCCCACGGTCCTGCCCAGCCGGTTCCCCAATCTGCTGGCCAACGGCTCCGGCGGCATCGCGGTGGGCATGGCCACCAACATCCCGCCGCACAACCTGCGCGAGCTGGCCGAGGCGGTGTTCTGGTGCCTCGACAACCCGGACGCGGACGAGGAGACCACGCTCGCCGCGATGATGGAACGGGTCAAGGGGCCCGACTTCCCGACGTCGGGACTCATCACCGGCACGCAGGGCATCGAGGACGCCTACCGAACGGGCCGCGGATCGATCAAGATGCGCGGCGTGGTGGAGATCGAAGAGGAGCCCAAGGGCCCCACGATGATCGTCATCACCGAGCTGCCCTACCAGGTGAACCCGGACAACCTCATCGGCTCCATCGCCGAGCAGGTGCGGGACGGCAAGATCGCCGGCATCTCCAAGATCGAAGACCACACCAACGACCGCATCGGCATGCGCATCGTGGTGACCCTCAAGCGTGACGCCGTCGCCCGCGTGGTGCTCAACAACCTGTACAAGCACAGTCAGCTGCAGACGAGCTTCGGCGCCAACATGCTCTCGATCGTCGACGGCGTGCCGCGCACCCTGCGCCTGGACCAGATGATCCGGCTGTACGTCGCGCACCAGCTCGAGGTCATCGTTCGGCGCACCCGGTACCGCCTGCGCAAGGCGGAGGAGCGGGCCCACATCCTGCGCGGACTGGTCAAGGCGCTCGACGCGCTGGACGAGGTCATCGCGCTGATCCGCGCATCCCAGACGGTCGACATCGCGCGTGCCGGCCTGATCGAACTCCTCGACATCGACGAGATCCAGGCCGACGCGATCCTCGCGATGCAGCTGCGCCGCCTGGCCGCGCTGGAACGGCAGAAGATCGTCGACGACCTGGCGGAGATCGAACGCGAGATCGCCGACCTCAAGGACATCCTCGAGCGGCCGGACCGTCAGCGGCAGATCGTCAAGGACGAGCTGGGCGAGATCGTCGACAAGCACGGCGACGACCGCCGCACACGGATCGTGCCCGCCGACGGCGACGTGAGCGCGGAGGACTTGATCGCCCGCGAGGACGTGGTGGTCACCATCACCGAGACCGGCTACGCCAAGCGCACCAAGACCGACCTCTACCGCTCGCAGAAGCGCGGCGGCAAGGGCGTACGCGGCGCCGACCTCAAGCAGGACGACATCGTCGCCCACTTTTTCGTGTGCTCCACGCACGACTGGATCCTGTTCTTCACGACGAAGGGCCGCGTCTACCGGCTCAAGGCGTACGAACTGCCGGAGACTTCGCGTACCGCGCGCGGCCAGCACGTGGCCAACCTGCTGTCGTTCCAGCCGGAGGAGCGGATCGCCCAGGTCATCCAGATCAAGACCTACGAGGACCAGCCCTACCTGGTGCTGGCCACGAGCGGCGGGCTGGTGAAGAAGTCGCGCCTGAGCGACTTCGACTCCAACCGGAGCGGCGGGCTGGTGGCGATCAACCTGCGCGGCGAGGACGAGGTGGTGGGCGCACGCCTCGTCTCCTCGGAGGACGAGCTGCTGCTGGTGTCCAAGAAGGGCCAGTCCATCCGGTTCTCTGCGGCCGACGACGTGCTGCGCCCGATGGGCCGGGCCACCTCCGGCGTCCAGGGCATGCGGTTCAACGACGACGATGCGCTGCTGTCGATGACCGCCGTCAGCCGCGGGACGTTCCTGCTGGTGGCCACCTCCGGCGGCTACGCGAAGCGCACCGCCATCGAGGACTACACGGCGCAGGGCCGCGGCGGCAAGGGCGTGCTCACCATCCAGCACGACCCCAAACGCGGCGACCTGGTGGGCGCGCTGATGGTGGATCTCGACGACGAGGTGTACGCGATCACCTCGAGCGGCGGCGTCATCCGCACCCTCGCCAAGCAGGTCCGCAAGGCCGGTCGGCAGACCAAGGGCGTACGCCTGATGAACCTGGGCGACGGCGACACGCTCCTGGCGATTGCACGCAACGCCGATGAGCCCGAAGATGTTGTGCAGGACGCCACCGGAAACGACGCACCCGAGGAGTCGTAAGTGAGCCCTGACAAGACGCCGGCCTCCCGCACCGGCTCGGGCGGCAAGCCCGAGCAGCCCCGGACTGCCACGACGGACCCCGGGCAGGGGCAGGATCCGGCGCAGCGGGTGCGGGCCGAGGAGGCCCAGCGCATGCGGGAGCGCGTGCACCAGCGTGAGGTGTCCGAGGAGCAGCAGAATCCGGAGCCGGGCACGGGCTCAGCCGATGCATCGTCGTCCGCCGGGCGGTCGTCGGGCACGCCGGCGGAGCCGCGGCCGGACGCGCGGGGCACCGATTCCGCAGCCCCGCGCAAAGGTCGGACGATCGCGTCGGCCAGCGCGAGCGTGCCACGGCGCACGGAACAGCAGGCGGCCAAGCGCCCCATCATCTCCGGCACCGCCGCGGCGAAGCTGCTCGGCACGGAGACCGGGACGGGTTCGGGGGCCGAGGGCGCAGGCCCGAAGAAGGCCACCGCTGCGGCCGCCGCGGGTACGACGAGCGGTGGGGCGGGGTCCGCGACCAAGCCCGGGGGCGGGATCGACGGGCCCACGAGCCACATCGACCGGTCGAGCCTGGCGGCGACGGAGATGCCCGACCTGGGGAAGGTGCGGCACCCCGCGCCGGCGGAGACGAAGCTCGAGCCGGAGCCGCATCAGCGCACCGCCGTCACAGTCGGCAAACGGCGGGGGCGCGGCCCCCTGCGCGCGTCCATGCAGCTGCGGTCCATCGACCCCTGGTCGGCCCTCAAGGTGTCCCTGGTGGTCTCGGTGGCGCTGTTCCTGGTGTGGATGGTGGCGGTGGCCATCATCTACGTCGTGCTCGACGGCATGGGCGTGTGGGACCGGCTCAACTCCGGTGTGTCCGACATCATCTCCACCGAAGAGTCGAGCTCGGCGCTTGTCGGGCCAGGACAGGTCTTCGGCGTGGCGGCGATCCTCGGGATCATCAACATCGTGCTGATGACCGCGCTGAGCACGCTGGGTGCCTTCATCTACAACATGTCGTCCGAGATGGTCGGCGGTGTCGAAGTGACGCTCGCCGACCGGGACTGAATGAATGGACGACCTGCACGATCACCGGTCTCGGGCGCCCGATTTTGGATCGGGCGGAGGCGTACGGTAGTGTCTGGATTCGTTCGAGGGCCTATAGCTCAGGCGGTTAGAGCGCTTCGCTGATAACGAAGAGGTCGGAGGTTCAAGTCCTCCTAGGCCCACCCTCGGCGCCGACGAAGGGACACCGGTCGTGCGGTTTCTCCTCCCCGCCGGTGCTGTGGTCGCAGCCGTCGTCGGCTACCTCGTCTTCCTCCGCGATCGACAGGAAACCTGGCACCGGCTGTAGACTGTGCCGGACCGCATCGCGGCACACCCTCGGGGACTTAGCTCAGTTGGTAGAGCGGTAGCTTTGCAAGCTTCAGGTCAGGGGTTCGATTCCCCTAGTCTCCACCAGAAGGTCATTGTTCACACCGTCGTCGGGGCCTGATCGACGGCGGCGGCCAGGCGCTCCACACGCCGTTGCAGCGGAAACCGGCTGCGGGAGGCAGCCGGCGGCGAAGCCGAGCGGCAACAGGCCCAGCACGGACCGGGAGCTTCCGACGACCGGCTGGGCCGCCGCGCGCATCGCGTCGTCATCGATTCCGCCGAGGAAGACCGTGCCGAGACCGAGCGCGGCCGCGCACAGGTGGACATTCTGGACGACCGCGCCGGCCTCGATCCAGCAATACCGCGCGCCGCGTCCGCGTCCCTGGGCTTGAAAGGCGCGGCCCGCCGCATCGAGGTCCGCCGCCAGCAGGAGCAGCGCCGGGGACTCTGCGGCCCACGCGGCGTCGAGCGTGGCCCGCGCCAGCGCATGTCGATGGTCCCTCTGCGTGACGGGGATCATCGAGGATTCGGCGGCGTGGAACAGGTACGCGCCGCTCTGCAGCCCGTCGATGCCTCCCACTGCGACGAAGACGTCCACCGGGTAGTGCGCGTGCGCGGAGGGGTACCGGCGACTCCCGTCCGGGCGCTCGCCGACGGCACCGTCGAGGAGGCGGATGAGCTGTGCCGCGGGTAGTGGCTCGGCGGACAACGGCTTGGTCGAGGTTCGTGCGGCGAGCACCGCTTCCCACTTTCGCCCGTCAGGATGTTCGTCGTCGTGCAGATGGGCCGTGGTGGTTCCGTCCATCGACGGCTGTTCCCGGGCGCGGCCCCGTTTCACGTGAAACCGCCTCGCGCCGCCGTATTGTCGGGAACTGCGAAGAACAGTGCCGACGTGTGGGGGATTGCGGTGATCATCCCGTGGGACCGGGGGAGTCCGTGCCGTGCGTAGTGCGGCGGATGCTCGCGCGCACGGCGTCCGGGTCCGCGGACGACACCAGCAGGCGGGACCATGCCGAGTCCTCGAGGGTGATGACCACGCCGGTGGTCCTGTAGACGGCGACGAAGTCCTTCTCGCCCCCGTATCGCCAGGTGCCGAGCGCGATCACCCGCGGCAGTCCGGTCCCGGGGGCGCGGAGTCCGCGCAGTTCCCCCCACATGAGATCGGACGGCTCTACCGATGTCACGCAGCGCAGCGGAACCCGCGGGGAGCGGTGGAAGGCCCCGGCGACTTCGATCGGGGAGAGTCGCACCACCAGGTCCTCGCCGTCCACCGTCAGATGCGCCATACCGCAGTTCTACCACCGGAGACGGGCGGCGAGCAGGTCTCACGATTCCGGAGCCCGGACCGGCACGCCGTGGTGTCCGGTCCGATACTGTCGTGCGAAGTGGGCAAGGGAGTCCCCGATGTAGCCCCACAGCGCCGGGGGCGGCGCCGGCGGAACGGAGAGACGCGGATGGGTAGCGTGAGCGGCAAGGTCGCGGTGGTCACCGGTGCGGCGTCGGGTATCGGGCGCGAGCTGGCGCTGGAACTGGCGCGCCGGGGCGCGAAACTCGCATTGGCCGACGTGGACGATCGGGGGCTCGCGCAGACGGAGGGGCGGGTGCGGGCGCTCGGCGCCGAGGCGTCCGGCTCGCACCTGGACGTGAGCAGCCGCGACGACGTCGCCACCTTCGCCGGCGACGTGGTCGACCGGTTCGGCGTGGTGCACCAGATCTACAACAACGCCGGCATCTCCGGAGGCAGCCACTCGATCCTCGACTCCGACTATGCCGTGTTCGACCGCGTCCTCGGCATCAACCTGTGGGGGGTCATCCACGGCACCAAGGCGTTCCTGCCGCACCTCATCGCATCGGGCGACGGCCACGTCATCAACATCTCGAGCCTCAACGGGATCATGGCGCAGCCGGAGCTGGGTCCGTACTGCACGGCGAAGTTCGGTGTTCGTGGCTTCACCGAGACGTTGCGCGCGGAGATGCTCGCCGATCACCGGCCCGTCGCCGTCACCGTGGTGCACCCGGGCGGTGTGAAGACGAACATCGCGTCCGCGGCCCTCGCGCAGGCCGAGGCGCGCGGCGAGGAGCCGACGGACCGCGACCGGGTCCGTGTGCGCACCTACAACGACAAGCTGCTGAAGCTGCCGGCCGACAAGGCCGCGCGCACCATCATCGACGGCGTGGAGGCTGGCCGCGCGCGCGTTCTGGTCGGCAACGACGCCAAGGCGCTCGACCTGCTCGTGCGCGCGGCGCCCCGGTTCTACACCGGCCTCATCGCCAAGTACACGGAGAAGATCTTCGGCTGAGGCGACCCGTGCGGGCGGGATCAGGACGTCGGGTCGATCCGCACGCAGCAGTAGCCGTCGTGCGGCTCGAGTCGCGCATGGCACCCCTCGCAGCGTGCGCCCTCGATCGCGCCGCCGATGAGATCCAGGTTCATTCCGCAGACCATCGCGGTGTGGTCCCGGACCAGGGAGTGGAACGGGCAGTTGGCCAGCACGATCGTCCCGTCCTCGAGCCGCGGCTCGTAGCCGTGCTTGCGGAGCACCGCCATGAGGTCGGCGACGGTCGCGCCCGAACCGGCGCCGATCTCGCGGCCCAACGCGGCCGCGCCGCGTGACAGGCAGGTCAGCGCGGAGTCGCCGGTGCGCTCCGACTCCGCCACCGCGTCGGCGAGGAGTTTCCCGGCCATTTCGTAGGCGCGCGCCGGAATCTGCACGGCGATCTGACGTTGTGCACGGTGATAGAACTTCGACGGCCGGCCCGCCCCCGGCCCTCTGCGTCCGCCCCGCCGGGCGAAGCTGATCTCCAACAGCCCGACCTCGGCGAGTTTGTCCAGGTGGAATGCCGCCGTCTTCCGTGGAATCCCGAGCGCGTTCGCGGCCTCGTCACGGCCGATCGGAACCGCGGAATCGCAGATCAGGTTGTACAGACGCCCGCGGGTGGGTTCGTCGAGCGCCGAGACCGCCGCGACATCTGCAGTCCCGTCGCCGGGCCCGCCACGCTTGTGCATGGATTCCATATCCCCAGTGTAAAACCAAGGCGGCTTGGTACAACCTTCACATCTATCACCAATGAGTGTAGGTTTTAGAACGTAGGCGGTGACGCGAAGCACCCTTCCGAGCGAGGTCCCATGACGGTTTCATCTCTTGTCGACGTCGGCGTACAGCCGGACGACCCCCGATACGGGCGGCGACTGCGCGCGGCGCGTGCACGCCCCGCGATCGACGGCGACGCGGCCGGTCGCGCCGTGGCCGACCTGCTGCGCGCCCTGGGCCGCGACCCCGAGGACGAGCATCTGTGCGACACGCCCCGCCGGGTGGCGGACGCCTACCGGGAACTGCTGACTCCGCGGGAGTTCGACCTCACCACCTTCCCCAACGACTCGGGCTACGACGAGCTGGTTCTGGCGCGCGACATCCCCATGACCTCCCTGTGTGAGCACCACATGCTGCCGTTCAGCGGGGTGGCGCACGTCGGCTACCTGCCCGGCGTGCGCATCCTCGGGCTGTCCAAGCTGGCCCGCGTCGTCGAGCTGTTCGCCCGCGACCTGCAGGTGCAGGAGCGGTTGACCATGCAGGTGGCCGACTGGCTGGGCGAGAACCTGGCGCCGCGGGGGATCGGCGTCGTCATCGAGGCCGAGCACATGTGCATGTCCATCCGTGGCGTCCACGCCGCCGGCACCCGTACCACCACGTCGGCGATGCGCGGACTGTTGCGTGAGGACGGCGCGGCCCGCCGTGAGTTCCTCGGCCTCATCCGCCATTGAATCCTCGACCGCACATCGACACTGGAGTCCGCCATGAGTGAGCAGATCATCCCCACCGAGAACGCGCTGCAGGCGAAGCAGCCGGTGAGCGCGGCACTCACGGGACCGTACGGGCACCCGTTCCACCCGATCCTGGTGACGATCCCCATCGGCGCCTGGGTGGCGTCGCTGGTGTTCGACATCGGATCGTTCATCGTCGGCGACCCGGACTTCCTCAACAAGGGCGCCGCCTGGCTCATCGCGGTGGGGGTGCTCGGCGCGCTCGCCGCGGCCACGGTCGGCTTCCTCGACCTGCTCGCCATCCCCACGGGGACGAAGGCGTTCCGCACCGGGCTCACGCACATGTCGCTGATGCTCGCGGTCACCGTCGGGTTCGCCCTGGACTTCTGGTGGCGCACGGCCTCCGGGCTCGACGGCACCGTCGGCACGGGCCCGCTGGTGCTCACCATCGTCTGCCTGATCGTGCTCGTGGCCGCCGGCGCGCTGGGCGGAAAGCTCGCCTACCGCTACGGCGTCCGCGTGGTCGACGAGCGCACGCAGGCCGACGGCTTCCGCCGCTGACCCACGGGCGCCCGAATGTTGGGCGCCGCGCACACACGACTTCCCCGCGGCGGCAGCGCCGCCCGCCGAATCCCTACCGAAGGAGCATTGTCATGGAGATCGCCGCACTCGTCCTCTGGGTCATCACGGCCATCGGCGGGTTCATCCTGCTGGCCAAATGGATCGCCGGCGGCGGCGCGAAGCCCGATGGCGGCAGCCGCCTGCCCGCACCGGTCGTGTTCGCCCACTTCCTGCTGGCCGCGGCGGGGCTGGTCCTGTGGATCATCTACGTCGTCATCGACGCCGACGCGCTGGCGTGGGTGTCGTTCGCGCTGTTGGTCGTCATCGCGCTCGCCGGCTTCGCCATGGTGGCGCGCTGGCTCCCCGTCTACCAGGGCACCGCGTCCGGCGCCGACGCAGCGCCGGAGAAGAGCTTCCCCGTCGCCGTCGTGGGCCTGCACGGCGTGCTCGCGGTCGCGACGGTGGTGACGGTGCTGCTCTCCGCCCTCGAGATCGGCTGACCGGCGCGCGGGCTGAGCCGACCCCTGAGCGGTCCATCTTGGCATCTCATGCCAATGGAGGTGATCCACGTGGCGACGAGGAACGTGGTCCTGACTCAGCGCCAGCACGAGTGGGTCGACTCGCTCGTGAAGCCCGGGCGTTACCAGAATGCGAGTGAGGTTCTGCGCGAAGGCTTTCGACTCGTGGAGCGGGAGGAAGGCGAAGAGGCCGCCAGAGTGGCCGTCCTGCGTCGCGCCGCGGAGGAGGGCTGGTCCGACCTGGCATCGGGACGATACGACGACGTCGATGACCGGTCTCTCGACCACTTCGTCGGGCAACTCGGCGTCCGTGCGGCCGGGGCGTCATCGCCGGACTGATGCCCGGGTATCGACTCACCCACGCCGCCCAGGACGACATCATCTCGATCCTCGCCTGGTCGCATGAGCGATTCGGCGAGGAGGCGCGCAAACGCTACGAGGCCGTCATCGCCACGGCCTTCCGAGACGCTGCCGCCCCCGGTGCCGGAATCGGGCGGAGGGACCGGCCCGAGCTGGGAGAGGGCGTTTCCTCCTGGCACCTGATGCAGAGTCGCACCCGGCCTCCGGGTGGAACCGTCCACCGTCCGCGTCACTTCCTGATCTGCCGGGAGGACCGCGGGGTGCTCGTCGTCGGTCGGGTTCTGCACGACGCCATGGAGTTGCGTCGGCGCCTCGATTCCCGGCGGCCGTGGGGGGAGACGTCCACGGCCGAACCTCCGGCAAGAGCCCCGGCGTACGCGCGAAACGTCGGATGCGTGCGCCGACGACTCCGACCGGTGCCCGTATCGTCGGAGACGCACCCTGCGCGTCACCCCGGAAAACGGCCGGTGACCTTCCATGCGGTGCGCCCATCGACCGTGCGGACGTGATGAAGGAGCGGGTATGACCAGGTGGCTGATGCTCGTCGGCGCCATCGCGGCCGAGGTGCTCGGCACCATGTCGCTGCGCGCGGCCACCGACCACGCCGCGTGGTACGCAGTGGTCGTCGCCGGGTATGTCACCGCCTTCGCGCTGTTGTCGTGGCTGCTGCGTTCGGGGCTGCCGATCGGCGTCGTCTACGGCATCTGGGGCGCCAGCGGCGTCGCCCTCACGGCCGTGCTCGCCACCGTGATCTTCGGCGAGACGCTCAGCGCCGTGGCGATCGCCGGCATCGCGTTGATCATCGTCGGGGTGGTGCTGGTCGAGACCGGGTCTCCCGGCTCCGACCGCGACGCGACCGAGGGGGTGCGGTGATGGCCGGGATGTGGCTGGCCGCCGCGATCGCCGCCGAACTATTCGCCACTTTGTCGCTGCGCGCCTCCCGCGGATTGGAGAAGAAGGCGTGGCTGCTGCCGGTGGTGCTCGGCTACGTGCTCGCGTTCGGGTTCCTCGGCGGCGCGCTCGAGGCCGGCATGCCGATCGGCGTGGCCTACGGCATCTGGACGGCCGCCGGCATCGCGATGGTGGCTCTGCTGGCCCGGGCGATCTGGGGCGACCCGCTCACCAGACGCATGCTCGTCGGCATCGGGGTGATCGTCGCGGGCGTCGTGCTCGTCGAGATCGGCTGACGAGGCCGGCGCCCTCCGCCGAAAAGTGCGTGACAGCACTGTCCGCGCAGGTCGTGACATGTACCACGAAGTAGGCCGGATCGGTGGGGACGCGGGACACCCGCCGCGGAGAACGCCGCGCACACCGTTATCGTGATACCGACAGGTACAGCAACCTTCGCGCCTGCAGCACCCGCCGGGCCGCGGGCGTGCAGACCGCAGAGGGACGACGCGCAGGGGTCAGATGGTGAGTTCGGAATCCTTCACCCTGCTCGAGACGTCCGTACCACGCCGCCGCATCCTGGGCGTCGTTCTCATCGCGTTGGTCATCGGGTTCGTGGCGGTGACGGTGTTGCAGTACAACAAGGCGTTCTCGACGTATACGAGTATTTATCTGGTCACCGATAGTGCGGGCAATGCGTTGCCTGAGCGTGCGGATGTGAAGGCGCGGGGGGTGATCATGGGCACGGTCGGGTCGACGCAGGCGCACGGGGACAAGGTGGTGCTGCGGCTGGATCTGGATCCGGCGTTGGCGGAGCAGGTGCCGCCGTCGGCGACGGCGCGGTTGTTGCCGAAGACGTTGTTCGGTGAGCGGTATGTGGCGTTGCAGATTCCGAAGGGCGCCGAGGGGCATGTGTCGGAGGGGGACACGATCTATCAGGATGCGTCGGGCAATGCGGTGGAGATCGGGCACATGCTCGATACGGTGTTGCCGATTCTGCGGGCGGTGCCGCCGCAGGATCTGTCGGTGACGTTGACGGCGATCAATCACATGCTCGAGGGGCAGGGGGAGGCGATCGGGCGGGGGATCGAGCAGCTCGATGAGATCACCGATCAGGTCGTGGACCGGTTGCCGGATGTGAAGGCGGATATCCGGGGGATCGCGGAGTTCGCGCGGACGTATCAGTCGGCGGCGCCGGATCTGGTGAATGCGCTCGATAATCTGCGGACGACGAACACGACCGTGGTGCAGATGCAGGATCGGATCCATGATCTTCTTCTGGCGGGGGCGGATACGGCGCGGGCGTCGTCGGATCTGATCGATCGGACGCGGGGGGATTTCGTGGCGGTGTCGGCGCAGTCGGTGCGGCCGTTGGAGGTTTTCGCGGACGCGTCGCCGGCGTTCGGCTGCACCTTCGACGAGATGGCCAAGCTGCACGACCGGGCGAAGGGGGTCGTCGGCGCCGGCACCGAGAACCCGGGCATCCGCGTGACGCTCGAGCTGGTGAACCCGCGCGGCCGCTACCTGCCCGAGCAGGACGAACCGCGCTGGTTGGATGACCGCACGCCCCGCTGCTACCCGGTGGTGCCCGGGCAGAACTTCCCGGTGCCCGTCGACGGACAACTCAACGACGGGTCGTATCAGCCGCCGGTGATCAATACGGGCGGGGCGCCGACGCTGTATCCGCCGGATCCGATGTATGCGGCCGAGCCGGAGTCGCAGTACCGGGGTTCGCAGTCGGAGCAGGAGGCGCTGGCGCAGGTGTATGCGGCGGCGTCGGGTGCGGACGCGGCGTCGATTCCGGGGTGGACGACGGTGATCGGGGCGCCGTCGCTGCGCGGCAACGAGGTGGTGTTCCGGTAGCGGCCGCGCGTCACGGTGGGGAGTCGGCGCCCACGGCCTCTTCCATGGAGCCGATCCCGCTGTATCCGGGCGCACCGTCGTCGTGCAGGCGGATGCTCCCGTCCTGCACGGCCTCTTCGATGCTCGCGCACAACGCGTAGCAGCTGAGGGTGCCCGCCGCGGAGCGTTCGCCGGCCGCACGGGCCACCTGGAACCACTTGCACCGTTCGACGGCATCGCCGTGCCACTGGACGGCGGTGTGCTGGCTGTTGCGCTTGTGCACGCCCACCCGCGCTCCACACTCTGCGCAGGTGACCGGCTGCATCGACGTCACGCGTAGCCTCCCTGGTCCTGCGCTCAGTGTGCGGATTCTGCCTCGCGCCGGGCGAGGTTCTCGGCGATCTGGGCACGCCAGGCTTCGTTGGCCTTGGTCGGGTCCATCTCGAATTCGAAGCGGTCTGTCATGTCGTCGGTGATGTCCGCCCGGTCCACGTAGAACTGCTCGTACCAGCGGCGCAGCTGGTAGATGGGACCGTCCTCCTCGCACAGCAGCGGGTTGTTGATGCGGGCCTTGCTGCGCCAGATGGCGACGTCCTGCTCGAAGCCGCGGGTGATGAAGCCGACGTTCGATGCCGTGATCGCCTCCGCCTGGCCTTCCGGGATGTCGGGGGTCTTGCGGACGGTGGCCCCGTACTGCAGGACGAACTTCCCTGGCGTGACGGGGTAGTGGCAGTTGATGAGCTTGGTCTCCACGTCGTAGCCCGTGTAGTGATAGCACAACTCGTCGATCATGAACGAGGGCCCGTAGTAGGACGCCACCGACGAATTGCCCTGGGACACCTTGGCGCGGTCCACCCCCGGCGGGAGCATGTCTTCGCGGCCCTCGCCGTTCATGTACTGCGTGGCGGTGACGCCCTCGAAGACGTTCTTGAAGTACGTGGGGAGCGAGAAGTGGATGTAGAAGAAGTGGGCGAAGTCGACGACGTTATCGACGATCTCGCGGCAGTTGGTGTCGATGGTGATCGTCTTCCACTGCCACTCGGTCCACTCGTCGTCGCCGGTGCGGATGACGGGGATGTACTCCTCCGGCGTGCCGCCCTCCGGGTCGTTCCACACGAACAGCAGGTCGTCCTGTTCCATGGTGGGCCAGGCCTGGGTGCGGGCGCGCATGGGCACGCGCTTGGCATAGGGGATCTCCTTGCACTTGCCGTCGCCGCCCCAGCGCCAGTCGTGGAAAGGACACGCGATCTCGTCGCCCTTGATCGTGCCCTGCGACAGGTCGCCCCCCATGTGCCGACAGTACGAGTCCAGCACGTTGAGCTCGCCCTGGGTGTCCTGCCAGACGACGAGCTTGCCGCCGAAGGCCTCGATCGAATGGGGCTTGCCGTCGCGGAAGTCCTTGGCCAGGCCCAGGCAGTGCCAGCCGCGGGCGAACCGCTCGGGCGGCGCGCCCTTGTCGATCATGCGAGCTCCTGCCGCACCGTCCGTCGAGGGCGTCATTGCACGTGTCCTTCCCGCCGTCACCGAGACCGCACTGTGTTCTACACCACAGTAGGCCCAGAAACGCGACG is a window from the Tomitella gaofuii genome containing:
- the folE gene encoding GTP cyclohydrolase I FolE, whose protein sequence is MTVSSLVDVGVQPDDPRYGRRLRAARARPAIDGDAAGRAVADLLRALGRDPEDEHLCDTPRRVADAYRELLTPREFDLTTFPNDSGYDELVLARDIPMTSLCEHHMLPFSGVAHVGYLPGVRILGLSKLARVVELFARDLQVQERLTMQVADWLGENLAPRGIGVVIEAEHMCMSIRGVHAAGTRTTTSAMRGLLREDGAARREFLGLIRH
- a CDS encoding DUF2231 domain-containing protein; its protein translation is MSEQIIPTENALQAKQPVSAALTGPYGHPFHPILVTIPIGAWVASLVFDIGSFIVGDPDFLNKGAAWLIAVGVLGALAAATVGFLDLLAIPTGTKAFRTGLTHMSLMLAVTVGFALDFWWRTASGLDGTVGTGPLVLTIVCLIVLVAAGALGGKLAYRYGVRVVDERTQADGFRR
- a CDS encoding type II toxin-antitoxin system ParD family antitoxin, which codes for MATRNVVLTQRQHEWVDSLVKPGRYQNASEVLREGFRLVEREEGEEAARVAVLRRAAEEGWSDLASGRYDDVDDRSLDHFVGQLGVRAAGASSPD
- a CDS encoding type II toxin-antitoxin system RelE/ParE family toxin, which codes for MPGYRLTHAAQDDIISILAWSHERFGEEARKRYEAVIATAFRDAAAPGAGIGRRDRPELGEGVSSWHLMQSRTRPPGGTVHRPRHFLICREDRGVLVVGRVLHDAMELRRRLDSRRPWGETSTAEPPARAPAYARNVGCVRRRLRPVPVSSETHPARHPGKRPVTFHAVRPSTVRT
- a CDS encoding DMT family transporter, whose translation is MTRWLMLVGAIAAEVLGTMSLRAATDHAAWYAVVVAGYVTAFALLSWLLRSGLPIGVVYGIWGASGVALTAVLATVIFGETLSAVAIAGIALIIVGVVLVETGSPGSDRDATEGVR
- a CDS encoding DMT family transporter, producing the protein MAGMWLAAAIAAELFATLSLRASRGLEKKAWLLPVVLGYVLAFGFLGGALEAGMPIGVAYGIWTAAGIAMVALLARAIWGDPLTRRMLVGIGVIVAGVVLVEIG
- a CDS encoding MCE family protein, whose protein sequence is MVSSESFTLLETSVPRRRILGVVLIALVIGFVAVTVLQYNKAFSTYTSIYLVTDSAGNALPERADVKARGVIMGTVGSTQAHGDKVVLRLDLDPALAEQVPPSATARLLPKTLFGERYVALQIPKGAEGHVSEGDTIYQDASGNAVEIGHMLDTVLPILRAVPPQDLSVTLTAINHMLEGQGEAIGRGIEQLDEITDQVVDRLPDVKADIRGIAEFARTYQSAAPDLVNALDNLRTTNTTVVQMQDRIHDLLLAGADTARASSDLIDRTRGDFVAVSAQSVRPLEVFADASPAFGCTFDEMAKLHDRAKGVVGAGTENPGIRVTLELVNPRGRYLPEQDEPRWLDDRTPRCYPVVPGQNFPVPVDGQLNDGSYQPPVINTGGAPTLYPPDPMYAAEPESQYRGSQSEQEALAQVYAAASGADAASIPGWTTVIGAPSLRGNEVVFR
- a CDS encoding Rieske 2Fe-2S domain-containing protein, encoding MTPSTDGAAGARMIDKGAPPERFARGWHCLGLAKDFRDGKPHSIEAFGGKLVVWQDTQGELNVLDSYCRHMGGDLSQGTIKGDEIACPFHDWRWGGDGKCKEIPYAKRVPMRARTQAWPTMEQDDLLFVWNDPEGGTPEEYIPVIRTGDDEWTEWQWKTITIDTNCREIVDNVVDFAHFFYIHFSLPTYFKNVFEGVTATQYMNGEGREDMLPPGVDRAKVSQGNSSVASYYGPSFMIDELCYHYTGYDVETKLINCHYPVTPGKFVLQYGATVRKTPDIPEGQAEAITASNVGFITRGFEQDVAIWRSKARINNPLLCEEDGPIYQLRRWYEQFYVDRADITDDMTDRFEFEMDPTKANEAWRAQIAENLARREAESAH